In Rhododendron vialii isolate Sample 1 chromosome 9a, ASM3025357v1, the following are encoded in one genomic region:
- the LOC131300289 gene encoding U11/U12 small nuclear ribonucleoprotein 31 kDa protein yields MVGKNHSDEDEDDTFYYRYSSAPPQPSSASTAKTLEKSSGGGSGRSGGLAPSKSTVYVSNLDYTLTNSDLHTIFSAFGKVAKVTVVKDRRTRLSRGVAFVLFVSRDEALAAVRGVDGKILNSRTLKASIAADNGRTTEFIRRKVYKDKSRCYECGEEGHLSYECPRNQLGARERPQPKQPRRDGEVGGRGRRRGGGRGEELEEEEEEEGGEVVFEDENWASAVDTGADKRLLMREKEEGRKRKREGKREKKGGYFSDESDDDE; encoded by the coding sequence atggtggGGAAGAACCACAGCGACGAAGACGAAGACGACACCTTCTACTACCGCTACTCCTCCGCCCCACCCCAACCCTCCTCCGCCTCCACTGCCAAGACCCTAGAAAAATCCTCCGGCGGCGGAAGCGGGAGGAGCGGAGGCCTCGCCCCGTCCAAGTCCACCGTCTACGTCAGCAACCTCGACTACACCCTCACCAACTCCGACCTCCACACCATCTTCTCCGCCTTCGGCAAGGTCGCCAAGGTCACCGTCGTCAAGGACCGCCGCACCCGCCTCAGCCGCGGCGTGGCCTTCGTCCTCTTCGTCTCCCGCGACGAGGCCCTCGCCGCCGTCCGCGGGGTTGACGGCAAGATCCTCAATTCCCGAACCCTGAAGGCCTCCATCGCCGCGGACAACGGCCGCACGACGGAGTTTATCCGGCGGAAGGTGTATAAGGATAAGAGCAGGTGTTATGAGTGTGGAGAGGAAGGGCATTTGTCGTACGAGTGTCCGAGGAATCAGTTGGGGGCGAGGGAGCGGCCGCAACCGAAACAGCCGCGGAGGGACGGGGAAGTAGGGGGGAGGGGCCGCAGGAGAGGCGGCGGGAGGGGAGAGGAgttggaagaggaggaggaggaggagggtgggGAGGTAGTTTTCGAGGATGAGAACTGGGCGTCCGCGGTGGATACGGGGGCGGACAAGAGGTTGTTGATGAGGGAGAAAGAGGAGGgtaggaagaggaagagggaggggaagagagagaagaaaggcgGGTACTTTAGTGATGAGAGTGATGATGATGAGTAA